The following are from one region of the Actinomyces sp. oral taxon 897 genome:
- a CDS encoding PP2C family protein-serine/threonine phosphatase: MSVSASPPVAPPQPPGPAGPVLRVRSGAASDTGLVRRHNEDSYLARSPVFLVADGMGGHEAGDVASALALDAFRDLVGQDLVGARALAHRIDRAAVSVAGLERAGFAPGTTLTGVVLSSQSGRPCLRVVNVGDSRTYHVSESSFCQVTHDHSEVQELVDAGRLTPEQARTSGRRNVITRALGAGGGAQVYADQFLLPARAGDRFVICSDGLSNEVAATRIEAVARGVADPGQAARELVGHALASGGHDNVTVVVVDVVQALPPWEAGDVDESTAPSVSDDTIPRLPTRSAGHPAHLAPPRSHGHQHQETEEP; encoded by the coding sequence GTGAGCGTGTCCGCGTCCCCGCCCGTCGCCCCGCCCCAGCCGCCCGGCCCCGCGGGGCCCGTCCTGCGCGTGCGCTCGGGCGCGGCCAGTGACACCGGGCTGGTGCGCAGGCACAACGAGGACTCCTACCTGGCACGCTCCCCGGTCTTCCTGGTGGCCGACGGCATGGGGGGCCACGAGGCGGGCGACGTGGCCTCCGCCCTGGCCCTGGACGCCTTCCGGGACCTGGTCGGGCAGGACCTCGTGGGAGCGCGGGCGCTGGCCCACCGCATTGACCGTGCCGCGGTGAGCGTGGCCGGCCTGGAGCGGGCCGGGTTCGCACCGGGGACCACCCTGACCGGCGTCGTCCTGTCCTCCCAGAGCGGCAGGCCCTGCCTGCGGGTGGTCAATGTCGGGGACTCGCGCACCTACCACGTCTCCGAGAGCTCCTTCTGCCAGGTCACCCACGACCACTCCGAGGTCCAGGAGCTGGTCGACGCCGGACGCCTGACCCCGGAGCAGGCGCGTACCTCGGGGCGCCGCAACGTCATCACCCGGGCCCTGGGGGCCGGTGGCGGCGCACAGGTCTACGCCGACCAGTTCCTCCTGCCGGCCCGTGCGGGCGACCGGTTCGTCATCTGCTCCGACGGGCTGAGCAACGAGGTCGCCGCCACCCGGATCGAGGCGGTGGCCCGGGGCGTGGCCGACCCCGGCCAGGCGGCCCGCGAGCTCGTGGGCCACGCCCTGGCCTCAGGCGGTCACGACAACGTCACGGTGGTGGTGGTCGACGTCGTCCAGGCCCTGCCTCCGTGGGAGGCGGGTGACGTAGACGAGTCCACGGCCCCCAGTGTGAGCGACGACACCATCCCTCGGCTGCCCACCAGGAGTGCGGGGCACCCGGCGCACCTCGCGCCACCGCGCAGCCACGGCCACCAGCACCAGGAGACGGAGGAGCCATGA
- a CDS encoding RDD family protein, whose amino-acid sequence MSPTTAPGVLPAHLRQTVPAGIGRRWAAWFVDYVLLHIVSAIMLAIVFSALLSGYSEFPVYMVIAVYLLAVFAIFFWPVRISGQTPGMRLLGVAYVRWDRPGQVLPRVLAWTLLGALTGLASFGLVPLVVFFGTLDPLRRSWYERCAGIYIIDVRAGAWPEGARRRDAVPGTGSVRATGVVPQASASQGHEAALGAWASSPAPAGEESLENTVVGGLDLAGCRPPVPPPPAASSAPAASSGFITAVPWEQGAGGQGPEATPAPPAPALPPAPPVTPSQPSASSGSVPPAPVGPVPPAPAQPPSSPLAPVPIQRGTSASDPVVVPLQVRAAQVAGPGPAPSSEEADRTVARGSGAARLLLDTGQQVMLGGTVLLGRDPVAVPPWTGAVLVPVPDYSVSKTHVALRLEGSRVLVHDLGSTNGTVVVSPGGSATVAVPGDVLEAPAGSTVRFGDRSLRVEAW is encoded by the coding sequence ATGAGCCCTACCACCGCCCCCGGGGTGCTGCCCGCCCACCTGCGTCAGACCGTGCCCGCGGGCATAGGCCGACGCTGGGCGGCCTGGTTCGTGGACTATGTGCTGTTGCACATTGTCTCGGCGATCATGCTGGCGATCGTGTTCTCCGCCCTCCTCAGCGGGTACTCGGAGTTCCCTGTCTACATGGTGATAGCGGTATACCTCCTGGCTGTCTTCGCCATATTCTTCTGGCCGGTGCGCATCTCCGGCCAGACCCCGGGAATGCGGCTGCTCGGGGTCGCCTACGTGCGCTGGGACCGGCCCGGGCAGGTGCTCCCCAGGGTGCTGGCCTGGACCCTGCTGGGGGCACTGACCGGGCTGGCGAGCTTCGGCCTGGTGCCGCTCGTCGTCTTCTTCGGCACCCTGGACCCCCTCAGGCGGTCCTGGTACGAGCGGTGCGCCGGGATCTACATTATTGACGTCAGGGCCGGTGCCTGGCCGGAAGGGGCCAGGCGGCGGGACGCCGTCCCGGGAACCGGGTCGGTGCGGGCCACCGGGGTGGTTCCGCAGGCCAGCGCGTCCCAGGGGCACGAGGCGGCCCTGGGCGCCTGGGCGTCGTCCCCGGCCCCCGCCGGGGAGGAGAGCCTGGAGAACACCGTCGTCGGCGGCCTCGACCTGGCCGGGTGTCGTCCTCCGGTCCCCCCGCCCCCCGCAGCCTCCTCGGCGCCTGCGGCCTCATCCGGTTTTATTACCGCCGTGCCCTGGGAGCAGGGAGCTGGCGGCCAGGGCCCCGAGGCGACGCCCGCCCCGCCTGCCCCGGCGCTCCCGCCTGCCCCGCCGGTCACGCCGTCCCAGCCCTCGGCGTCGTCGGGCTCGGTCCCGCCCGCTCCAGTGGGCCCCGTCCCGCCCGCCCCGGCCCAGCCGCCCTCCTCGCCGCTGGCCCCCGTCCCCATCCAGCGCGGAACCAGCGCCAGCGACCCGGTCGTGGTCCCTTTGCAGGTGCGTGCGGCCCAGGTCGCCGGCCCCGGGCCCGCGCCGTCGTCGGAGGAGGCGGACCGCACCGTGGCGCGCGGGTCCGGCGCCGCCCGTCTCCTCCTGGACACCGGGCAGCAGGTGATGCTGGGCGGCACCGTCCTGCTGGGGCGTGACCCCGTGGCCGTGCCCCCGTGGACCGGCGCCGTCCTGGTGCCCGTCCCCGACTACTCCGTCTCCAAGACCCACGTGGCCCTGCGCCTGGAGGGATCCCGGGTGCTGGTGCACGACCTGGGCTCCACCAACGGCACCGTCGTGGTCTCCCCGGGCGGGTCGGCCACGGTAGCGGTGCCCGGGGACGTCCTCGAGGCCCCGGCGGGCTCCACCGTGCGCTTCGGGGACCGCAGCCTGAGGGTGGAGGCCTGGTGA
- a CDS encoding transglutaminase family protein produces MSADTPEPVTGQSTDTPEPVTGQTGATDGPRAQSTGEADQAPARGVDWVSLGAVVLLLGAAGATHGAVFGDTSGYTAVAGGIALGSLIGLAGARWRWSLLETLLATTLTYLLAGGALALPATTTSRLVPTLATLQGLVTGAVEAWKDLLTLSPPAGAFVGPAIVPYLAGLLASVTAVTTALRTTRRQAWALVPVAALGLVGVLWGSQNAPLALPAAGTVLATGLLWTSWLAHRRRREAGRGIVGSPTGQGRRWLTVAGSLAMVAVALVASALTAPVLQGGEHRDVLRDHVRPPLDLEEYASPLTSFHYWVDNQKDATLFTVTGLKEGERIRLATLDAYDGVVMRVGTGQGSDSFYRTGTTVTDDALPEDATTSTLGITIKDYSGYWMPGGGELRTIDVTSADSAAIMDGLYYSSSLGSALTTRGLSSGDSYTVTLVTPPVWSDQQLTGRAGSTLVQPELTNVPDGVGERLSEAVGEADTPVSRVRAMQQFFSTQGYFSNGSDGLSLPSHSTARLESLLDVNAAMIGDDEQYAVAMALMVRQAGYPSRVVMGFYPQTYSEGEQRILGTDAHVWVEVSFDGAGWVPFDPTPPRDRTPQTEVPRPKPNPRPQVLQPPVPPQEPAELPPDITDDHDRDTDDASAWRYWLLLAARLTGGLLVVSSPFLVVVGLKARRRHRRRTGGTGLDQVGGGWDELIDRATDLGTGVPRSATRPEQARFLQALTDGRAQVPGSVFRPQPAPGSVGALAVSVDGSVFGGADASHIRSEQVWEDADAVLARLRAATRRRRRVLAVVALRSLRDGRRERRTRRRAERRAAGRTRRPTPSRPRVRLRRPHSNRGRS; encoded by the coding sequence GTGAGCGCTGACACCCCTGAGCCCGTGACCGGGCAGAGCACTGATACTCCTGAGCCCGTGACCGGGCAGACCGGGGCCACCGACGGGCCCCGGGCTCAGAGCACCGGTGAGGCCGATCAGGCGCCCGCCCGGGGCGTGGACTGGGTGAGCCTGGGCGCCGTCGTCCTCCTCCTGGGAGCCGCCGGGGCCACCCACGGCGCCGTATTCGGGGACACCAGCGGTTATACGGCGGTGGCCGGGGGCATTGCCCTGGGCAGCCTCATTGGCCTGGCCGGGGCCCGGTGGCGGTGGAGCCTGCTGGAGACGCTCCTGGCCACCACCCTGACCTACCTCCTGGCGGGCGGCGCCCTGGCCCTGCCCGCCACGACCACCTCACGCCTGGTCCCCACCCTCGCCACCCTCCAGGGGCTGGTCACCGGGGCCGTGGAGGCCTGGAAGGACCTGCTCACCCTGAGCCCGCCCGCAGGGGCGTTCGTAGGCCCCGCCATCGTGCCCTACCTGGCCGGGCTGCTGGCGTCGGTCACCGCGGTCACCACCGCGCTGCGCACCACCCGCCGCCAGGCCTGGGCGCTGGTACCGGTGGCGGCCCTGGGGCTGGTCGGCGTGCTGTGGGGCTCCCAGAACGCCCCCCTGGCCCTGCCCGCAGCCGGGACCGTCCTGGCCACGGGCCTGCTGTGGACCTCCTGGCTGGCCCACCGGCGCCGGCGGGAGGCCGGCCGGGGCATTGTGGGCAGCCCCACGGGCCAGGGCAGGCGCTGGCTCACGGTGGCCGGGTCGCTCGCCATGGTCGCTGTCGCCCTGGTGGCGTCCGCCCTGACCGCCCCCGTCCTCCAGGGCGGGGAGCACCGCGACGTCCTGCGTGACCACGTCCGCCCGCCCCTGGACCTGGAGGAGTACGCCTCGCCCCTGACGAGCTTCCACTACTGGGTGGACAACCAGAAGGACGCCACCCTGTTCACTGTCACCGGCCTGAAGGAGGGGGAGCGGATCCGCCTGGCCACCCTGGACGCCTACGACGGCGTCGTCATGCGGGTGGGCACCGGGCAGGGCTCCGACAGCTTCTACCGCACCGGGACCACCGTGACCGACGACGCCCTGCCCGAGGACGCCACGACCTCCACCCTGGGCATCACCATCAAGGACTACTCCGGCTACTGGATGCCCGGCGGCGGGGAGCTGCGCACCATTGACGTCACCAGCGCCGACTCCGCGGCCATTATGGACGGGCTGTACTACTCCTCGTCCCTGGGCTCGGCCCTGACCACCCGGGGCCTGAGCAGCGGGGACAGCTATACCGTGACTCTCGTCACCCCACCGGTGTGGAGCGACCAGCAGCTGACCGGGCGCGCCGGGAGCACCCTGGTCCAGCCCGAGCTCACCAACGTGCCCGACGGCGTGGGCGAGCGCCTGTCCGAGGCGGTGGGGGAGGCCGACACCCCCGTCTCCCGGGTGCGTGCCATGCAGCAGTTCTTCTCCACCCAGGGCTACTTCTCCAACGGGTCGGACGGACTGAGCCTGCCCAGCCACTCCACCGCCCGCCTGGAGAGCCTGCTGGACGTCAACGCGGCCATGATCGGGGACGACGAGCAGTACGCCGTCGCCATGGCCCTCATGGTGCGCCAGGCCGGCTACCCCTCCCGGGTGGTCATGGGCTTCTACCCGCAGACCTACTCCGAGGGCGAGCAGAGGATCCTGGGCACCGACGCCCACGTCTGGGTCGAGGTCAGCTTCGACGGCGCCGGCTGGGTCCCCTTCGACCCCACCCCGCCGCGCGACCGGACCCCGCAGACCGAGGTCCCCAGGCCCAAGCCCAACCCGCGCCCCCAGGTCCTCCAGCCCCCGGTGCCCCCGCAGGAGCCCGCCGAGCTACCCCCCGACATTACCGACGACCACGACCGGGACACCGACGACGCCTCCGCCTGGAGGTACTGGCTCCTCCTGGCGGCCCGCCTGACCGGCGGCCTGCTCGTGGTCAGCTCGCCCTTCCTGGTGGTGGTCGGGCTCAAGGCGCGCCGCCGCCACCGGCGCCGCACCGGGGGCACCGGCCTGGACCAGGTCGGCGGCGGCTGGGACGAGCTCATTGACCGCGCCACCGACCTGGGTACCGGGGTGCCGCGCAGCGCCACCCGCCCGGAGCAGGCCCGCTTCCTCCAGGCGCTCACCGACGGGCGGGCGCAGGTACCCGGGAGCGTGTTCCGTCCCCAGCCCGCCCCGGGTAGTGTGGGTGCCCTGGCGGTGTCCGTGGACGGGTCGGTCTTCGGTGGCGCCGACGCCTCTCACATCCGCTCCGAGCAGGTCTGGGAGGACGCCGACGCCGTCCTGGCCCGGCTGCGTGCGGCGACCCGACGCCGTCGGCGCGTCCTGGCGGTGGTCGCCCTGCGCTCCCTGCGGGACGGCCGCCGTGAGCGGCGCACCCGACGCCGTGCCGAGCGCCGGGCCGCCGGGCGCACCCGCCGTCCCACCCCCTCCCGTCCCCGCGTCCGCCTGCGGCGCCCCCACTCGAATCGAGGCCGGTCATGA
- a CDS encoding DUF58 domain-containing protein, with the protein MSQPPPPPPPPPASAAPPPPPPPPPARGRRWRRRASGGAAGQGGRGRWWRPGRGGDGQARASGAPGERQTGRRRLDPARLWRSLSRLAPWLVATARRLCTQGAQVARARLLAPLADLARRCEQVAVLGPVVRFTGSVLGAVTPLGWGSLVVMALSWWAGATRHWLEAWTLATALTLLLVVALLWSLGRTSYQVTVSLASTRVTVGKPALGNVVLRGAAGRAVGSSTIEMPVGRGLAVFRVPRLGAGQTHEEVFTVPTRRRGLVTVGPVTSVRGDALGLVRRTQRWTDPLDLYIHPRTTALDTTALGFIRDIEGAVTQDLSSSDVSFHALRDYVPGDDRRNVHWRTTARVGRLMVRQFEETRRAHLLLVLDLDPASWASDEDFETAVSVTASLALTALREHRELSLVTQAGVPLLPTSTRVLDLLTTIERLADRGDLMEVTRCAAAAVPDASVTVLVTGSLVPIASIHRAHVELPLSTRSIALRVDGDAALRSQRLAGLPVLTLPELDLLGRAMRKVDS; encoded by the coding sequence ATGTCCCAGCCACCCCCGCCCCCGCCTCCCCCTCCCGCCTCAGCGGCCCCGCCCCCTCCTCCACCGCCCCCGCCGGCCAGGGGGCGCAGGTGGCGTCGTCGTGCCTCCGGGGGCGCTGCCGGCCAGGGAGGCAGGGGACGCTGGTGGCGTCCGGGTCGGGGCGGAGACGGCCAGGCCCGGGCCTCCGGGGCCCCGGGTGAGCGCCAGACGGGCCGGAGACGACTGGACCCGGCCCGCCTGTGGCGCTCCCTGTCCCGCCTGGCCCCCTGGCTGGTCGCCACCGCCCGGCGCCTGTGCACCCAGGGCGCCCAGGTGGCGCGCGCCCGCCTCCTGGCGCCCCTGGCCGACCTCGCCCGCCGCTGTGAGCAGGTCGCCGTCCTGGGGCCCGTCGTGCGCTTCACCGGCTCGGTCCTGGGCGCCGTCACCCCGCTGGGGTGGGGGAGCCTGGTCGTCATGGCCCTGTCCTGGTGGGCTGGCGCCACCCGCCACTGGCTGGAGGCCTGGACCCTGGCCACCGCCCTGACCCTCCTGCTGGTGGTGGCCCTGCTGTGGTCCCTGGGGCGCACCAGCTACCAGGTCACCGTCTCCCTGGCCTCCACCCGCGTGACCGTGGGGAAGCCCGCCCTGGGCAACGTGGTCCTGCGTGGCGCCGCGGGCCGGGCCGTGGGCTCTAGCACCATTGAGATGCCCGTGGGCCGGGGCCTGGCCGTCTTCCGGGTGCCCCGCCTGGGCGCGGGGCAGACGCACGAGGAGGTCTTCACCGTCCCCACCCGACGCCGCGGCCTGGTCACCGTGGGCCCGGTCACCTCCGTGCGCGGGGACGCCCTGGGGCTTGTGCGGCGCACCCAGCGCTGGACCGACCCCCTGGACCTCTACATCCACCCGCGCACCACCGCCCTGGACACCACCGCCCTGGGGTTCATCCGTGACATTGAGGGCGCGGTCACCCAGGACCTGTCCAGCTCGGACGTGTCCTTCCACGCCCTGCGCGACTACGTGCCCGGGGACGACCGGCGCAATGTGCACTGGCGCACCACCGCCCGCGTTGGACGCCTCATGGTCCGCCAGTTCGAGGAGACCCGCCGCGCCCACCTCCTGCTCGTCCTGGACCTGGACCCGGCCTCCTGGGCCAGTGACGAGGACTTTGAGACGGCCGTGAGCGTCACCGCCTCCCTGGCCCTGACCGCCCTGCGCGAGCACCGTGAGCTGAGCCTGGTCACCCAGGCGGGCGTCCCGCTGCTGCCCACCTCCACCCGGGTCCTGGACCTGCTGACCACCATTGAGCGCCTGGCCGACCGCGGTGACCTCATGGAGGTCACCCGCTGCGCCGCCGCAGCCGTCCCCGACGCCTCGGTCACCGTCCTGGTCACCGGCTCCCTGGTCCCCATTGCCAGCATCCACCGCGCCCACGTCGAGCTCCCCCTGAGCACCCGGTCTATCGCCCTGCGCGTGGACGGCGACGCCGCCCTGCGCTCCCAGCGCCTGGCCGGGCTGCCCGTCCTGACCCTGCCCGAGCTCGACCTGCTGGGCCGGGCCATGAGAAAGGTCGACTCGTGA
- a CDS encoding AAA family ATPase, protein MAMTQENAAWFAETFARMVGNVGLALLGKEEVVRLALVTMLAEGHLLLEDAPGTGKTALARAVAATVQGTHSRIQFTPDLLPSDITGVTVFDQGSGEWEFHAGPVFASVVLADEINRASPKTQSALLEVMEESQVTVDGVAHAAGRPFMVIATQNPIEQAGTYRLPEAQLDRFLVKTSVGYPDRVALRRVLAGSARPDRSRSLGAVIASSAVASMADLAAGNHVEDSVLDYVGALVEATRGDASVRLGVSTRGAIAMVRVARVWAAAQGRAYVVPDDVKDLARSVWAHRVVMDPDAEFAGASPEQVIDHALTTVPAPTHR, encoded by the coding sequence ATGGCTATGACTCAGGAGAATGCGGCTTGGTTTGCGGAGACGTTTGCGCGGATGGTGGGTAATGTGGGTCTGGCTCTGTTGGGTAAGGAGGAGGTGGTGAGGTTGGCTCTGGTGACGATGCTGGCTGAGGGGCACTTGTTGCTGGAGGACGCGCCGGGGACGGGGAAGACGGCTCTGGCTCGGGCGGTGGCGGCGACGGTGCAGGGGACGCACTCGCGGATCCAGTTCACGCCGGATCTGCTGCCTAGTGATATCACGGGGGTGACGGTGTTCGATCAGGGGAGTGGGGAGTGGGAGTTCCACGCGGGTCCGGTGTTCGCCTCGGTGGTGCTGGCGGACGAGATCAACCGGGCGAGTCCGAAGACGCAGTCGGCCCTGTTGGAGGTGATGGAGGAGTCGCAGGTGACGGTGGACGGGGTGGCTCATGCGGCGGGTCGTCCGTTCATGGTGATCGCGACGCAGAACCCGATTGAGCAGGCGGGGACGTATCGTCTGCCTGAGGCGCAGTTGGACCGGTTCCTGGTGAAGACGTCGGTGGGGTACCCGGACCGGGTGGCTCTGCGTCGGGTGCTGGCGGGGTCGGCTCGTCCGGACCGGTCGCGGTCTCTGGGGGCGGTGATCGCGTCCTCGGCGGTGGCGTCGATGGCGGATCTGGCGGCGGGTAATCATGTGGAGGACTCGGTGCTGGACTATGTGGGGGCTCTGGTGGAGGCGACGCGGGGGGATGCCTCGGTGAGGTTGGGGGTGTCGACTCGTGGGGCGATCGCGATGGTGCGGGTGGCGCGGGTGTGGGCGGCTGCTCAGGGTCGGGCGTACGTGGTGCCTGATGACGTCAAGGATCTGGCTCGTAGTGTGTGGGCGCACCGTGTGGTGATGGATCCTGACGCGGAGTTCGCCGGGGCCAGTCCCGAGCAGGTCATCGACCACGCCCTGACCACCGTACCCGCACCCACCCACAGGTAG